Proteins encoded together in one Labrus mixtus chromosome 18, fLabMix1.1, whole genome shotgun sequence window:
- the tulp4b gene encoding tubby-related protein 4 isoform X3 — protein sequence MPRNYEQPGHSVGMLAAVEHGPILCSDSNILCLSWKGRVPKSEKDKPVCRRRYYEEGWLATGNGRGVVGVTFTSSHCRRDRTTPQRINFNLRGHNSEVVLVRWNEPFQKLATCDMEGGIFVWIQYEGRWSVELVNDRGAQVSDFTWSHDGTQALIAYRDGFVLVGSVSGQRHWSSEINLESQITCGIWTPDDQQVLFGTADGQVIVMDCHGRMLAHVLLHESDGIVSMSWNCPDFLVEDSTESDTDSDDNILPLVRRVKPLLTVTFLSGDISLMNNYDDLSPAVIRSGLKDVEAQWCSQGDLLAVAGMERHGLPTDSACSSIMRNALVKFYNVQGEHIYTLETPAQRPITTICWGHRDSRLFLACGPALYVVRVEHRVASLQLLCQQGIASALREEKDVGKLNMPSLLCSYVTTAFIPTIKPPIPDPNNIRDFVSYPTAGNERLHCTMKRAEDSPEAGGPCYTLYLEYLGGLVPILKGRRISKLRPEFVIMDPKTDSKTEEVCVNPMISYTDSCNCSDSSDIELSDEWVGKKSPKLSRGNRMNMELRKSPKLSRTNQEGQRSPRLPMKKPPVRSPSLTRREFSMDGITEHNYLAQVTSNIWGTKFKIVGLATFLPANLGAVIYKTSLLHLQPRQMTIYLPEVRKISHDFMSLPVFNPNVFSEDEDDLPVMGPSGVSGENPPCTVNIPIAPIHSPAQAMSPTQSIGLVQSLLANQNIQLDVLTNPTATAAAAAAAAAASVPVTDHGQDAVASPYPVPARYSNPGQVIFNGLEMGPLLPGTLPPPPPPHHLPPQPHSQRSHSQPPRQPPPKQSQQMQLQQQQQKMHHHQQQQQQQHLHQAQTQQQQLQQQHQQLQQLHHQQVLLQQQQQQHQQLQVQQHQQMQTNGQPVTPQQLHHQQQIQQQQQQMQLQHEQMQQQQQQMQQQQQQIRQQILEMRQQQQQLQQQHQQIQQQHQQMQRQHQQMQQQLKMQMSLPPPPTGYPTISLQQIHILPQILPPTSESGLSRAEHVHTLKPSLPRTLPPFTDPDISIEMQMRKVNPPPPYPGTVVSAAAATVVTAPQTLVTNCDSPSVLAPDPCLKKDEFLLHPVTLQYPTPLGYERITTFDSSGNVEEVCRPRRRLVRNQNAYAVHGSATLKVTSSETKKIQLPYSSATLSRLSVPRYSIPSGDPPPYPDPANQVTATLPPPQRIDSSLIHATMRRDRRDVGLKVPQMMESSRTLPTKAKINSALALSYQQRLPTALYTCTQCSSNSSSTSVSVSGGGTTSSGIAGGTVVRQDFPPGKGAHHSTIIVHSKGTSPLASQSSYSLLGAVDNSRDRTVYVNSAFTEDETLNQQCHLEKSVRQLTLGDVNLTLKRPPPYQWDPSTAEEFWLTPEQTMLGPPPGPHKAPPLIISQTQHLDMSRLPFVLTTKPQTSPSTSTLTFPSGYQISLSPFPPGVAHSGPPLQTLQNPPPQCNPNEVVGSGPFGQQDSNLVLPPGYPSNLANLACCPLPPMYPGASSCAGLQLHPVNLHPWNPYPCPPPMQDPPAPPLPTKTHQILEKPIISPPPPTAPPPPPPLPPPPPPTELPPSKIATEDQAESANNFPEPSSLNESPVQQESERFNKKSRKRLDSRAEEANMSNVSEGKSRKEGRALSDFNTLISSPRLGSREKKKPKGQREQLNKTKKMNRTTNEFQDSSESEPELFISGDELMNQNQSSKKSWKNKRSMRMASELEEIKCRKANEREDRSLGSQGFVYVMANKQPLWNEATQVYQLDFGGRVTQESAKNFQIELDGRQVMQFGRIDGNAYILDFQYPFSAVQAFAVALANVTQRLK from the exons ATGCCCAGGAACTATGAG CAGCCTGGTCACTCAGTAGGGATGTTGGCCGCCGTGGAACATGGTCCCATCCTCTGCAGCGACTCCAACATCCTCTGCCTCTCATGGAAAGGCCGGGTCCCCAAGAGTGAAAAGGACAAGCCGGTGTGCCGGAGACGGTACTATGAAGAGGGCTGGCTCGCCACAGGGAACGGGAGAGGAGTAGTTGGCGTGACGTTCACATCAAGTCACTGCAGGAGGGACAGAACTACACCTCAGAGGATCAATTTCAACCTGAGAGGACACAACAGCGAG GTTGTCTTGGTGCGCTGGAATGAACCATTTCAGAAGCTGGCCACCTGTGATATGGAGGGAGGTATTTTTGTGTGGATCCAGTATGAAGGAAGATGGTCTGTAGAGTTGGTGAACGACAGAGGAGCACAG GTGAGTGACTTCACTTGGTCACATGATGGCACTCAGGCCCTCATCGCCTACAGGGATGGATTTGTGCTGGTTGGCTCGGTCAGCGGGCAAAGACACTGGTCCTCCGAGATCAACCTGGAGAGTCAGATCACCTGTGGCATCTGGACACCTGATGACCAACAG GTCCTGTTTGGTACAGCAGATGGTCAGGTGATAGTGATGGACTGTCACGGACGAATGCTCGCCCATGTTCTGTTACACGAGTCCGATGGGATCGTGAGCATGTCCTGGAACTGCCCTGATTTCCTGGTGGAGGACAGCACCGAGAGCGACACGGACTCAGACGACAATATTCTGCCCTTAG TGCGGAGAGTCAAGCCTTTGTTGACGGTCACCTTCTTATCCGGAGATATCAGCTTAATGAACAACTATGACGACCTCTCTCCTGCTGTAATCCGCTCAGGGCTAAAAG ATGTTGAGGCCCAGTGGTGCTCTCAGGGAGACCTCCTGGCTGTGGCCGGCATGGAGAGACACGGGCTTCCCACCGACTCTGCTTGTTCATCCATCATGAGGAACGCCCTTGTCAAGTTCTACAATGTCCAAGGAGAACACATATACACTTTGGAAACACCGGCACAG agacCCATTACCACCATCTGTTGGGGTCACAGAGACTCTCGCCTGTTCCTTGCTTGTGGACCAGCACTGTATGTGGTGCGCGTGGAGCACAGGGTGGCCAGCCTCCAACTTTTATGCCAGCAGGGCATCGCCAGCGCCCTGCGTGAGGAGAAAGATGTGGGGAAACTGAACATGCCCTCCCTGCTCTGCTCCTATGTCACAACTGCCTTCATACCAACTATCAAG CCCCCCATCCCCGACCCCAACAACATCCGTGACTTTGTCAGCTATCCCACAGCTGGGAACGAGCGGCTCCACTGCACCATGAAGCGAGCAGAGGACAGCCCTGAGGCAGGCGGACCCTGTTACACACTCTACCTTGAATATTTAGGAGGACTGGTGCCTATCCTCAAAGGAAGGCGCATCAGTAAACTCCGACCTGAGTTTGTCATAATGGATCCCAAAACAGACAGCAAAACAG AGGAGGTCTGCGTGAATCCCATGATTTCATACACTGACAGCTGTAACTGCTCTGACTCCAGTGACATTGAATTGAGCGATGAGTGGGTCGGGAAGAAGTCACCAAAGTTATCCCGAGGAAACAG gatgaACATGGAGTTGAGAAAATCTCCCAAACTGTCACGCACCAATCAGGAAGGCCAGAGGTCACCACGGTTACCAATGAAAAAGCCTCCAGTTCGGTCTCCCAGTCTGACACGTCGAGAGTTTTCTATGGATGGGATCACAGAG CACAACTACCTAGCTCAAGTCACATCCAACATCTGGGGGACAAAATTCAAAATAGTTGGACTTGCAACTTTTCTCCCTGCCAATCTAGGTGCAG ttATTTACAAGACCAGTTTGCTTCATCTGCAACCGAGACAGATGACAATCTACCTTCCAGAAGTGAGGAAGATTTCTCATGACTTTATGAGCCTGCCCGTTTTCAACCCCAATGTGTTCAGTGAAGATGAGGATGACTTACCAg tgATGGGTCCATCTGGAGTGTCTGGAGAAAATCCCCCCTGTACAGTCAACATTCCCATTGCTCCCATCCACAGCCCGGCTCAGGCTATGTCTCCAACTCAGAGTATTGGCCTGGTTCAGTCTCTTCTGGCAAATCAGAATATTCAGCTTGATGTCCTGACAAACCCTACAGCCACTGCAGCCGctgcagcagcggcggcggcagctTCAGTTCCTGTTACTGATCACGGGCAGGATGCAGTTGCGTCACCATATCCCGTGCCAGCTAGATACTCAAATCCCGGTCAGGTGATCTTCAACGGGCTGGAGATGGGTCCTCTTCTTCCTggtactcttcctcctccacctcctccacaccATCTTCCCCCGCAGCCTCACTCGCAGCGGTCTCACTCACAGCCGCCCCGCCAACCACCGCCCAAGCAGTCCCAGCaaatgcagctgcagcagcagcagcaaaaaatgcatcatcatcaacagcagcagcagcagcagcaccttcACCAGGCCCAAACTCAGCAGCAACAGCTACAGCAGCAACATCAACAGCTCCAGCAACTGCACCACCAGCAGGTGCTgcttcaacagcagcagcaacagcaccAACAACTCCAGGTTCAGCAACACcaacaaatgcaaacaaatgGACAGCCAGTGACGCCGCAACAACTTCATCACCAACAGCAAatccaacagcagcagcaacagatgcagctgcagcacgaacagatgcagcagcagcagcagcagatgcaacagcagcagcagcaaatcCGGCAGCAGATCCTGGAGATgaggcaacagcagcagcagcttcagcagcagcaccagcagatCCAGCAGCAACACCAACAGATGCAGAGGCAGCaccaacaaatgcagcagcaacTGAAGATGCAGATGTCGTTGCCACCACCTCCAACCGGGTATCCAACCATTTCTTTACAACAGATTCATATTCTGCCTCAGATTCTTCCTCCGACCTCTGAGTCTGGgctgagcagagcagagcatgTACACACTCTTAAGCCAAGTCTGCCAAGGACTTTACCCCCCTTCACTGACCCTGATATATCTATTGAGATGCAGATGAGGAAGGttaatcctcctcctccataccCGGGCACCGTGGTGTCTGCCGCAGCAGCCACAGTCGTCACTGCGCCTCAAACTCTTGTCACAAACTGTGACAGCCCAAGCGTCCTGGCACCAGACCCCTGCCTGAAGAAGGATGAATTTTTGCTTCACCCTGTCACTCTGCAGTACCCTACACCTCTGGGGTATGAAAGGATCACAACCTTTGACAGCAGTGGCAATGTGGAAGAAGTTTGTCGGCCTCGAAGGCGCCTCGTTCGCAACCAGAATGCGTACGCTGTCCACGGCTCTGCCACCCTGAAAGTCACATCCTCTGAGACGAAAAAGATTCAGCTTCCTTACAGCTCAGCAACACTGAGTCGTCTCTCTGTCCCCCGATACTCCATACCGAGCGGAGACCCGCCTCCTTACCCAGATCCAGCCAATCAAGTAACTGCCACGCTTCCTCCTCCCCAGAGAATCGACAGCAGTCTGATTCATGCTACTATGCGCCGTGACCGCAGGGACGTAGGGCTTAAAGTGCCACAGATGATGGAAAGCTCAAGAACCCTTCCCACCAAGGCGAAAATAAATAGCGCACTAGCACTCAGCTACCAGCAGAGGTTGCCAACTGCTTTGTACACGTGCACACAGTGCAGcagtaacagcagcagcaccagtGTCAGTGTTAGTGGAGGTGGAACTACAAGCAGTGGCATCGCAGGTGGCACAGTGGTGAGGCAAGACTTCCCACCAGGGAAAGGAGCACATCACAGTACCATCATTGTGCACTCCAAAGGCACTTCACCCCTGGCCTCTCAGTCCTCTTACAGTCTGCTGGGTGCTGTTGATAACAGCAGAGACCGAACAGTGTATGTTAACTCTGCCTTTACTGAAGACGAGACCTTAAATCAGCAGTGTCACCTTGAGAAATCTGTACGCCAACTTACTCTCGGTGATGTCAATCTGACACTCAAACGGCCTCCGCCTTACCAGTGGGATCCCTCCACAGCTGAGGAGTTCTGGCTCACCCCAGAGCAAACAATGTTAGGCCCTCCACCAGGACCTCATAAAGCTCCTCCACTCATCATCAGCCAAACTCAGCACTTAGACATGAGCCGGCTGCCGTTTGTCCTCACCACTAAACCTCAAACCAGTCCGAGCACGAGTACCCTTACTTTCCCGTCAGGGTACCAGATATCCCTCTCGCCATTCCCTCCGGGTGTAGCCCATAGTGGTCCTCCACTCCAGACCTTACAGAATCCGCCACCCCAATGCAATCCCAATGAAGTAGTTGGTTCGGGCCCTTTTGGCCAACAGGATTCAAACTTGGTTCTGCCACCAGGATATCCTTCAAATCTGGCTAACCTGGCCTGTTGTCCTCTCCCTCCGATGTATCCAGGAGCCAGCTCATGTGCTGGACTCCAGCTGCACCCTGTCAACCTTCATCCCTGGAACCCCTACCCCTGCCCGCCTCCCATGCAAGACCCCCCagcaccccccctccccacgaaAACCCATCAGATTCTAGAGAAGCCGATTATCTCCCCTCCACCTCCTActgcaccaccaccaccaccccctctcccccctcctcccccacctaCTGAGCTACCACCGTCCAAAATTGCCACAGAGGATCAAGCAGAGTCCGCCAACAACTTTCCAGAACCATCTTCCCTGAACGAAAGCCCCGTGCAGCAGGAGTCAGAGCGCTTCAACAAGAAGAGCCGCAAAAGACTCGACAGCCGAGCCGAGGAGGCCAACATGTCCAATGTCTCCGAGGGCAAATCCAGAAAGGAAGGCCGGGCGCTCTCTGACTTCAACACTCTCATTTCCAGCCCGAGGCttggcagcagagagaagaagaagccaaAGGGCCAGAGAGAGCAGCTCAATAAAACCAAGAAGATGAACAGGACCACAAATGAGTTCCAAGATAGCTCAGAGAGTGAACCAGAGTTGTTTATTAGTGGTGACGAGCTCATGAACCAGAACCAGAGTAGTAAGAAGAGCTGGAAGAACAAGCGTAGTATGCGCATGGCAAGTGAGCTGGAGGAGATCAAGTGCCGCAAGGCAAATGAAAGAGAGGACCGCAGTTTGGGAAGCCAAGGGTTTGTCTATGTGATGGCCAACAAACAACCACTGTGGAACGAAGCCACACAGGTCTACCAGCTGGATTTTGGAGGACGAGTGACACAGGAGTCAGCAAAGAATTTTCAAATTGAGCTGGATGGTAGACAg GTGATGCAGTTTGGGCGAATAGATGGGAATGCCTATATCTTGGATTTCCAATATCCGTTCTCTGCAGTGCAGGCGTTTGCTGTTGCCCTGGCCAATGTGACTCAAAGGCTGAAGTGA
- the tulp4b gene encoding tubby-related protein 4 isoform X1, protein MPRNYEQPGHSVGMLAAVEHGPILCSDSNILCLSWKGRVPKSEKDKPVCRRRYYEEGWLATGNGRGVVGVTFTSSHCRRDRTTPQRINFNLRGHNSEVVLVRWNEPFQKLATCDMEGGIFVWIQYEGRWSVELVNDRGAQVSDFTWSHDGTQALIAYRDGFVLVGSVSGQRHWSSEINLESQITCGIWTPDDQQVLFGTADGQVIVMDCHGRMLAHVLLHESDGIVSMSWNCPDFLVEDSTESDTDSDDNILPLVRRVKPLLTVTFLSGDISLMNNYDDLSPAVIRSGLKDVEAQWCSQGDLLAVAGMERHGLPTDSACSSIMRNALVKFYNVQGEHIYTLETPAQRPITTICWGHRDSRLFLACGPALYVVRVEHRVASLQLLCQQGIASALREEKDVGKLNMPSLLCSYVTTAFIPTIKPPIPDPNNIRDFVSYPTAGNERLHCTMKRAEDSPEAGGPCYTLYLEYLGGLVPILKGRRISKLRPEFVIMDPKTDSKTEEVCVNPMISYTDSCNCSDSSDIELSDEWVGKKSPKLSRGNRSTSFNMMNMELRKSPKLSRTNQEGQRSPRLPMKKPPVRSPSLTRREFSMDGITEHNYLAQVTSNIWGTKFKIVGLATFLPANLGAVIYKTSLLHLQPRQMTIYLPEVRKISHDFMSLPVFNPNVFSEDEDDLPVMGPSGVSGENPPCTVNIPIAPIHSPAQAMSPTQSIGLVQSLLANQNIQLDVLTNPTATAAAAAAAAAASVPVTDHGQDAVASPYPVPARYSNPGQVIFNGLEMGPLLPGTLPPPPPPHHLPPQPHSQRSHSQPPRQPPPKQSQQMQLQQQQQKMHHHQQQQQQQHLHQAQTQQQQLQQQHQQLQQLHHQQVLLQQQQQQHQQLQVQQHQQMQTNGQPVTPQQLHHQQQIQQQQQQMQLQHEQMQQQQQQMQQQQQQIRQQILEMRQQQQQLQQQHQQIQQQHQQMQRQHQQMQQQLKMQMSLPPPPTGYPTISLQQIHILPQILPPTSESGLSRAEHVHTLKPSLPRTLPPFTDPDISIEMQMRKVNPPPPYPGTVVSAAAATVVTAPQTLVTNCDSPSVLAPDPCLKKDEFLLHPVTLQYPTPLGYERITTFDSSGNVEEVCRPRRRLVRNQNAYAVHGSATLKVTSSETKKIQLPYSSATLSRLSVPRYSIPSGDPPPYPDPANQVTATLPPPQRIDSSLIHATMRRDRRDVGLKVPQMMESSRTLPTKAKINSALALSYQQRLPTALYTCTQCSSNSSSTSVSVSGGGTTSSGIAGGTVVRQDFPPGKGAHHSTIIVHSKGTSPLASQSSYSLLGAVDNSRDRTVYVNSAFTEDETLNQQCHLEKSVRQLTLGDVNLTLKRPPPYQWDPSTAEEFWLTPEQTMLGPPPGPHKAPPLIISQTQHLDMSRLPFVLTTKPQTSPSTSTLTFPSGYQISLSPFPPGVAHSGPPLQTLQNPPPQCNPNEVVGSGPFGQQDSNLVLPPGYPSNLANLACCPLPPMYPGASSCAGLQLHPVNLHPWNPYPCPPPMQDPPAPPLPTKTHQILEKPIISPPPPTAPPPPPPLPPPPPPTELPPSKIATEDQAESANNFPEPSSLNESPVQQESERFNKKSRKRLDSRAEEANMSNVSEGKSRKEGRALSDFNTLISSPRLGSREKKKPKGQREQLNKTKKMNRTTNEFQDSSESEPELFISGDELMNQNQSSKKSWKNKRSMRMASELEEIKCRKANEREDRSLGSQGFVYVMANKQPLWNEATQVYQLDFGGRVTQESAKNFQIELDGRQVMQFGRIDGNAYILDFQYPFSAVQAFAVALANVTQRLK, encoded by the exons ATGCCCAGGAACTATGAG CAGCCTGGTCACTCAGTAGGGATGTTGGCCGCCGTGGAACATGGTCCCATCCTCTGCAGCGACTCCAACATCCTCTGCCTCTCATGGAAAGGCCGGGTCCCCAAGAGTGAAAAGGACAAGCCGGTGTGCCGGAGACGGTACTATGAAGAGGGCTGGCTCGCCACAGGGAACGGGAGAGGAGTAGTTGGCGTGACGTTCACATCAAGTCACTGCAGGAGGGACAGAACTACACCTCAGAGGATCAATTTCAACCTGAGAGGACACAACAGCGAG GTTGTCTTGGTGCGCTGGAATGAACCATTTCAGAAGCTGGCCACCTGTGATATGGAGGGAGGTATTTTTGTGTGGATCCAGTATGAAGGAAGATGGTCTGTAGAGTTGGTGAACGACAGAGGAGCACAG GTGAGTGACTTCACTTGGTCACATGATGGCACTCAGGCCCTCATCGCCTACAGGGATGGATTTGTGCTGGTTGGCTCGGTCAGCGGGCAAAGACACTGGTCCTCCGAGATCAACCTGGAGAGTCAGATCACCTGTGGCATCTGGACACCTGATGACCAACAG GTCCTGTTTGGTACAGCAGATGGTCAGGTGATAGTGATGGACTGTCACGGACGAATGCTCGCCCATGTTCTGTTACACGAGTCCGATGGGATCGTGAGCATGTCCTGGAACTGCCCTGATTTCCTGGTGGAGGACAGCACCGAGAGCGACACGGACTCAGACGACAATATTCTGCCCTTAG TGCGGAGAGTCAAGCCTTTGTTGACGGTCACCTTCTTATCCGGAGATATCAGCTTAATGAACAACTATGACGACCTCTCTCCTGCTGTAATCCGCTCAGGGCTAAAAG ATGTTGAGGCCCAGTGGTGCTCTCAGGGAGACCTCCTGGCTGTGGCCGGCATGGAGAGACACGGGCTTCCCACCGACTCTGCTTGTTCATCCATCATGAGGAACGCCCTTGTCAAGTTCTACAATGTCCAAGGAGAACACATATACACTTTGGAAACACCGGCACAG agacCCATTACCACCATCTGTTGGGGTCACAGAGACTCTCGCCTGTTCCTTGCTTGTGGACCAGCACTGTATGTGGTGCGCGTGGAGCACAGGGTGGCCAGCCTCCAACTTTTATGCCAGCAGGGCATCGCCAGCGCCCTGCGTGAGGAGAAAGATGTGGGGAAACTGAACATGCCCTCCCTGCTCTGCTCCTATGTCACAACTGCCTTCATACCAACTATCAAG CCCCCCATCCCCGACCCCAACAACATCCGTGACTTTGTCAGCTATCCCACAGCTGGGAACGAGCGGCTCCACTGCACCATGAAGCGAGCAGAGGACAGCCCTGAGGCAGGCGGACCCTGTTACACACTCTACCTTGAATATTTAGGAGGACTGGTGCCTATCCTCAAAGGAAGGCGCATCAGTAAACTCCGACCTGAGTTTGTCATAATGGATCCCAAAACAGACAGCAAAACAG AGGAGGTCTGCGTGAATCCCATGATTTCATACACTGACAGCTGTAACTGCTCTGACTCCAGTGACATTGAATTGAGCGATGAGTGGGTCGGGAAGAAGTCACCAAAGTTATCCCGAGGAAACAGGTCAACCAGTTTCAACAT gatgaACATGGAGTTGAGAAAATCTCCCAAACTGTCACGCACCAATCAGGAAGGCCAGAGGTCACCACGGTTACCAATGAAAAAGCCTCCAGTTCGGTCTCCCAGTCTGACACGTCGAGAGTTTTCTATGGATGGGATCACAGAG CACAACTACCTAGCTCAAGTCACATCCAACATCTGGGGGACAAAATTCAAAATAGTTGGACTTGCAACTTTTCTCCCTGCCAATCTAGGTGCAG ttATTTACAAGACCAGTTTGCTTCATCTGCAACCGAGACAGATGACAATCTACCTTCCAGAAGTGAGGAAGATTTCTCATGACTTTATGAGCCTGCCCGTTTTCAACCCCAATGTGTTCAGTGAAGATGAGGATGACTTACCAg tgATGGGTCCATCTGGAGTGTCTGGAGAAAATCCCCCCTGTACAGTCAACATTCCCATTGCTCCCATCCACAGCCCGGCTCAGGCTATGTCTCCAACTCAGAGTATTGGCCTGGTTCAGTCTCTTCTGGCAAATCAGAATATTCAGCTTGATGTCCTGACAAACCCTACAGCCACTGCAGCCGctgcagcagcggcggcggcagctTCAGTTCCTGTTACTGATCACGGGCAGGATGCAGTTGCGTCACCATATCCCGTGCCAGCTAGATACTCAAATCCCGGTCAGGTGATCTTCAACGGGCTGGAGATGGGTCCTCTTCTTCCTggtactcttcctcctccacctcctccacaccATCTTCCCCCGCAGCCTCACTCGCAGCGGTCTCACTCACAGCCGCCCCGCCAACCACCGCCCAAGCAGTCCCAGCaaatgcagctgcagcagcagcagcaaaaaatgcatcatcatcaacagcagcagcagcagcagcaccttcACCAGGCCCAAACTCAGCAGCAACAGCTACAGCAGCAACATCAACAGCTCCAGCAACTGCACCACCAGCAGGTGCTgcttcaacagcagcagcaacagcaccAACAACTCCAGGTTCAGCAACACcaacaaatgcaaacaaatgGACAGCCAGTGACGCCGCAACAACTTCATCACCAACAGCAAatccaacagcagcagcaacagatgcagctgcagcacgaacagatgcagcagcagcagcagcagatgcaacagcagcagcagcaaatcCGGCAGCAGATCCTGGAGATgaggcaacagcagcagcagcttcagcagcagcaccagcagatCCAGCAGCAACACCAACAGATGCAGAGGCAGCaccaacaaatgcagcagcaacTGAAGATGCAGATGTCGTTGCCACCACCTCCAACCGGGTATCCAACCATTTCTTTACAACAGATTCATATTCTGCCTCAGATTCTTCCTCCGACCTCTGAGTCTGGgctgagcagagcagagcatgTACACACTCTTAAGCCAAGTCTGCCAAGGACTTTACCCCCCTTCACTGACCCTGATATATCTATTGAGATGCAGATGAGGAAGGttaatcctcctcctccataccCGGGCACCGTGGTGTCTGCCGCAGCAGCCACAGTCGTCACTGCGCCTCAAACTCTTGTCACAAACTGTGACAGCCCAAGCGTCCTGGCACCAGACCCCTGCCTGAAGAAGGATGAATTTTTGCTTCACCCTGTCACTCTGCAGTACCCTACACCTCTGGGGTATGAAAGGATCACAACCTTTGACAGCAGTGGCAATGTGGAAGAAGTTTGTCGGCCTCGAAGGCGCCTCGTTCGCAACCAGAATGCGTACGCTGTCCACGGCTCTGCCACCCTGAAAGTCACATCCTCTGAGACGAAAAAGATTCAGCTTCCTTACAGCTCAGCAACACTGAGTCGTCTCTCTGTCCCCCGATACTCCATACCGAGCGGAGACCCGCCTCCTTACCCAGATCCAGCCAATCAAGTAACTGCCACGCTTCCTCCTCCCCAGAGAATCGACAGCAGTCTGATTCATGCTACTATGCGCCGTGACCGCAGGGACGTAGGGCTTAAAGTGCCACAGATGATGGAAAGCTCAAGAACCCTTCCCACCAAGGCGAAAATAAATAGCGCACTAGCACTCAGCTACCAGCAGAGGTTGCCAACTGCTTTGTACACGTGCACACAGTGCAGcagtaacagcagcagcaccagtGTCAGTGTTAGTGGAGGTGGAACTACAAGCAGTGGCATCGCAGGTGGCACAGTGGTGAGGCAAGACTTCCCACCAGGGAAAGGAGCACATCACAGTACCATCATTGTGCACTCCAAAGGCACTTCACCCCTGGCCTCTCAGTCCTCTTACAGTCTGCTGGGTGCTGTTGATAACAGCAGAGACCGAACAGTGTATGTTAACTCTGCCTTTACTGAAGACGAGACCTTAAATCAGCAGTGTCACCTTGAGAAATCTGTACGCCAACTTACTCTCGGTGATGTCAATCTGACACTCAAACGGCCTCCGCCTTACCAGTGGGATCCCTCCACAGCTGAGGAGTTCTGGCTCACCCCAGAGCAAACAATGTTAGGCCCTCCACCAGGACCTCATAAAGCTCCTCCACTCATCATCAGCCAAACTCAGCACTTAGACATGAGCCGGCTGCCGTTTGTCCTCACCACTAAACCTCAAACCAGTCCGAGCACGAGTACCCTTACTTTCCCGTCAGGGTACCAGATATCCCTCTCGCCATTCCCTCCGGGTGTAGCCCATAGTGGTCCTCCACTCCAGACCTTACAGAATCCGCCACCCCAATGCAATCCCAATGAAGTAGTTGGTTCGGGCCCTTTTGGCCAACAGGATTCAAACTTGGTTCTGCCACCAGGATATCCTTCAAATCTGGCTAACCTGGCCTGTTGTCCTCTCCCTCCGATGTATCCAGGAGCCAGCTCATGTGCTGGACTCCAGCTGCACCCTGTCAACCTTCATCCCTGGAACCCCTACCCCTGCCCGCCTCCCATGCAAGACCCCCCagcaccccccctccccacgaaAACCCATCAGATTCTAGAGAAGCCGATTATCTCCCCTCCACCTCCTActgcaccaccaccaccaccccctctcccccctcctcccccacctaCTGAGCTACCACCGTCCAAAATTGCCACAGAGGATCAAGCAGAGTCCGCCAACAACTTTCCAGAACCATCTTCCCTGAACGAAAGCCCCGTGCAGCAGGAGTCAGAGCGCTTCAACAAGAAGAGCCGCAAAAGACTCGACAGCCGAGCCGAGGAGGCCAACATGTCCAATGTCTCCGAGGGCAAATCCAGAAAGGAAGGCCGGGCGCTCTCTGACTTCAACACTCTCATTTCCAGCCCGAGGCttggcagcagagagaagaagaagccaaAGGGCCAGAGAGAGCAGCTCAATAAAACCAAGAAGATGAACAGGACCACAAATGAGTTCCAAGATAGCTCAGAGAGTGAACCAGAGTTGTTTATTAGTGGTGACGAGCTCATGAACCAGAACCAGAGTAGTAAGAAGAGCTGGAAGAACAAGCGTAGTATGCGCATGGCAAGTGAGCTGGAGGAGATCAAGTGCCGCAAGGCAAATGAAAGAGAGGACCGCAGTTTGGGAAGCCAAGGGTTTGTCTATGTGATGGCCAACAAACAACCACTGTGGAACGAAGCCACACAGGTCTACCAGCTGGATTTTGGAGGACGAGTGACACAGGAGTCAGCAAAGAATTTTCAAATTGAGCTGGATGGTAGACAg GTGATGCAGTTTGGGCGAATAGATGGGAATGCCTATATCTTGGATTTCCAATATCCGTTCTCTGCAGTGCAGGCGTTTGCTGTTGCCCTGGCCAATGTGACTCAAAGGCTGAAGTGA